Genomic DNA from Chelonia mydas isolate rCheMyd1 chromosome 6, rCheMyd1.pri.v2, whole genome shotgun sequence:
CCTGGGGTTCGTGGATAACGATGCCTTTAGCGGAAGTTacgctaaaaatccctttcattttaagcattacgatattaattttgtggccttgtatGTGGACGGTGAGCAGATACCGACCAAGCCTCTGCAACCAGACTTCAAGGCAGGACCCTGCATGAGAGAATACATGAATCTGGTACAGACGGCCggtaaacacatgaaagatcgtTCTCTGTTAATCAACCGTGAggagtttgcacagggttacaccaTGTTTGCCTTTGACCTGTCCCCCGACCAGGAATGCGCTGATCACTATTCCCTGATTAAAACTGAgaacctgagagcagaaattCGTTTTGGGAAGGCTTTAACCATTACCGTCAATATGATCGTGTATGGGGTTTTTGACAACGTCATagagataaatcagaggagaaatgttctgtttgactaCATGTGAACATGGACACCGTGCAGCTCTCACGTGTCTTATCAACGGACCCTTACACAAAAAAGAATTTCTTAGACATGTTTCCCTGCGATTGGCTCCCTGGCGGCAAGCTGTCTCAGAGACCCCTAGGTTTGGTGGTCAACACGCATCCACACAGCCGACCGGGTGAACACTGGCTTCCCGTGTATCTGGTGGAGCGTAACCTTGGAGAGTTTTTTGACTCATACGGGCATCCCCCGAACAGTGTGTTCTTTCCTAaaagcattatgaaatttttaaacaaaaatgccacagacatTGTGTTTCACAACAGACAATTACAAGACCCCAGCTCCGTCGCCTGCGGCTATCACTGCGTGTTTTTCTTACACCATCGTAGCAAGGGTTTATCTTtgaccagattttaaaattgtattctaatgACTTAGTGCAAAACGACCGGATggtgatgaattttgtaaaaaataaatttaaatacttgGCCATGCCTAGCCTTGCTCAAAGCATGTTTCAACAAGCCCAGACATGCGTATCTTGCAACGATTTTCATAGTCATGTTACCCAATAAAGCACCCCAGGTGAGGGGTTTAAAGACAATCGATGTTTGGcgtggttttttaaaaacaaaacaaaacacaatgacccaattcagaaatgttttatttaaagcaaaacattactggttttaaaaaaaaaatagaacgtgAAAAAGATCACAAACTGAGCCATTCGGCTCTTTTAGCCAATTTTCGttttttagatggcaaaaaagGGGTCACTGTTTCTTGGTCCACACCGGTGTCGGTGATTGAGGCCTTGAGGCATTCCAAAAGATCTCTGTTGGTCGCGTTGCCCATGACGGAAGATGGTATGTTCAGTTCCGCCATGGCATTCATAAACACATCCCATCCTTTAGGTACATGTCTGCTAGGAACAGAGCGCATCTGGGTGACGGCCCTGACTAAGTCGAGCATGTTAGAACCATTAACCACAGAGCCTTTGTACACAAAGGACCCTTTATCGGTCcatgaagaaatgtttttatcttgGCCCAGCTTGTTTAGCAATACtgatgcatttttcttataacGCTTATTCACGttatccaacacctcctgagCAACACAGTCTGAGGCCTTTGGTGTTTCAGAGCGTTTGGCAGTCacactctgttcctgttctggTAGAAACAGACTTAGTTTTCCTTTGTCCACATCGCTCTGCTTCACGTACGTTAGGTCCCTTTGAAGCAAGGTGCTGTAAAGTTTAGCCTTTTCATATTCACCTAAGTCAGTTCTTTGAAGAACAGATTTCATTTCAGCATCCAGTAAGCGTGTTGCGGtcgttctgatattttcctctgccGGAGGGGGAGCACTTAATTGCTCCAACTGCCGGCTGGGCACCGGGtacattttttctgcatactcCATTATCGATTAGTTAAAAGCCCCgttatcagagggatagcaaaaCTTAACAGGGGTCTGATAAACCCCCCAGACTGCTTCACCAGACgcttctttcttttaagtgaaacccttttattacacaaagtttttataagcgtgtgtttctttttcagcacTTGCTTCGGTGTTAAAGGTATGTTTCCTTTTAAGGTGTTGACCGCTATTTCTGAGATGGCTGCTACTAGATCGTCAGAGGCCGAGCACAGTATAGCCCTCCTTTGCTGTGGGGACGATTTGCTAAGCAACTTTAAAAGGCCCAGGTTTCTTTTCACGCAGCTAGACATGTTTTCAGTCAGCAACCCCGGCTGCTAAAAAGGGGTCTTccaataattcatctctttttatacccctgttgttctttttaaagtataaactgcCGGCCAGTCTGGAGGGAAAAGACCAGTTCTTAGCCTATAAGCTTCTGGTGTGgaagcatttaaatccaccaccagGTAGCCATAAGGCCTTTTGGTAGCATCCTCAAAAGCTTCTAGAAAGAACTGAGCTTTGCTGGGGTACATTTGCCGAGCGAGTGTAGCAATTTGTAATCTGTCCCTGGGGTTTTTGAACAGAACCATGTATTTTGTGTTTAGGTTAATAGTGCGACTCTTTTTTCCCTGGCAAAATACGTTCTGAACTATGTACATAATGCTCAGGTTCCTGTGATGCACGTACTTGGTAAAGGCTTTCTTGATTTCATCGCTTTCACAAGCGGAGTTCATCAGATCTTCTATGATAATCATGTTCACTTTATTGGTAGGAAACAAACGGTCACCGTCAAAAGCATCAGGCAGACCCTCCACAAAATTGATAAAGGGGTATTTACAGAGCAGTTCTTTATACAGAGGTTGCCAACAACTGTAACACCACACAATATTCTCAGGCGTAACAGACAATGTTTGTTTGGCATTatccaatacattttttataaagtaacttttcCCGCAGTTGCTAGGCCCCGCGAGAATTGCAGAAAAGGGGTGTTTCCACCTCGtatccatttttcaaaagccGTAGGGCAGGGTTTTAAACCCTTCTCCTAGGACCCTCTTGTTGTAAACgactttctgtgtttttttaagggtttttgtctctatttgccactgatttttgtttcttacaatAGAGGGTTGCTGCACCTCTATCTTTTTTGAGGGGTTCTCTCGCAGACCCGTGCAATAGTCCAGGACTAGATCTTTCAAACTGTCAAAGTtgatcttttcacagtttgctacGTTCAGGGTAATACCTTTGACCTTCATACAAGCCTTTCCTCCCGACAGTTTATACCCGTATGTTTTTGGGCCTGCCGACACGAACTCGGTGATGTGTTGATCTGGTGGGATCTCGCTCGTGAGGTCCCCTAAATAATCCCCCAGAGGGGGATTCCAGgccccctcccttttcacaaaTATCACCGAGTCAGTGTCATGGTACAAGCACCGCTCTTGCAATCCGTCTAGGAGGCTGTATAGTTCTAAGCGGGCATAAGCGGTGGTGAAACAGGCTATGAAAACATTGGTATTGCCAGAGACAGAATAACGGTCTTTTGCATGCTTCCAAGATACGCACGCTGGTTCATCGTCGATAAACTCACAGGATGAAACCTCGTAGTTGGGGGAAAATAGGTACTGAAAGAGTTCGTCGGGGTCTCTCACGATGCTGGTATTGGGTAGGTTGGTTCTTTGGCCGAATTTAccccacagagaatttaaaaacagtttagcaaTTTGGCGTTTAGCGGGGTTTAGCCTGATCTCATGTCGGTGTAAAAGCACGCCTTCTTTCTGGTAGAAATCGTTAACAtacttattttgtttgtcttcgtctgtgcaccagctgggataccctgaagcctcttgtttctggcggaggtgtaattttatgtactccgaaaagagttcatcagatttttcattaaaatgccagatttcatagattttagccaCCACGTACCCCTTCGCTATGGCTGCGTTCAATTCCACAGTGCACCAAGTCCCCAGGATGGCCCTCTCCTCATCAGTGTGGGTGCACGTCTCCCGCTGCTCGGTTTCCGCGCAGGTTCGGCATAGCGGGAACATAAGCTTGCCGCCCACTCTGACAGGTAACAATGGGAAAAAGAGGCCTCGTGGGGGGTACactttaacttttgcaattccaaaataatttgcaaggggTCCAAATTTGTCATAAACTATATCGGGGTGCCCGATAGGgtagtctttggttttgtttacaaaagGGTACAAGCTGGTAAAATCATAATAGTGGATTTCTTCGCCGGGCTTAGGTTTATAATATAGACGGATGGCGTtcgtcctccccccaaaaagagcatCCCTAGGCATGAGAGGTTGGGGTAACTGGGCTCGGTTTAAAAAGCTCGCAAgctccctgtctgtttctttcatcacCACCCACTCGTGCTCCCAAAGAGTCCTCACTACAAAACCAAGCCATTTTAGATAGTCGGTCTTGAGCTGCGTCTTGTAATAAAGAAACCCAAAAGTTGTACCCATCATagggttttgtgctttttcacaatGACAGGCGACACAGCCgtgaaaaaaacacccattaAACTCAAAGGCTGTGTATACCCTGTCAATATTGGCATAACCGTCTAAAAAGTAGGGGCCTACCTGtagttccccaccctgtaaagcgtgccgtatttgtatattttctttttgagagataTACAACAGCCACTGGATAGATGGTGTCAaatatctctttttctgtctgtgatagttgtctggagggagaagagctaccgtgttaggctccaaaaacataaacctgtacatAGCCATGCAGACGGATGCCAGCGTTATGTACTGGAATGGATCTATACACAGTTTTATCTCGGTGAATTTACCGGGTTCTCTTTCTACTAGATCGACCTTCTCCGTCATATTcataatttcttttctgtataggATACAAGCCTGTCTCAAAATTTTTACATCCTGCTGGCAGTAATACGCAAGCTCTTTCTGCAGGTCAAAAGTCTCAGAGCTGTGGTCTTGATACCAGTCGAGAAACTCTGCTTTTTCCCTGGGCATCATGCTTTCTACACCGTAGTGCTCCACACCGCGCATAGGCCCCacataattttgattttctaaagtgttaaaaaaatgtggaaaatatcctTTGCAACCTTCAAACCCCATTGCCTGTGGGAGCTTGCTAAGCTTCATgggcaagaagtttaaagagtcTATAAAACGAATGCCAAGGGCCTTAACTTCCACACACATTAGTTTACTGCCCTGAGTGATCAGTTctatgcacatcttttccttcagtaactgtcTAACACAGAAATATGCATCATAACCTTTGGAATTGTGTGCTAGGAACGTGTAGTCCcggaactctttgccaataaaGGTCTTAACAAACATAGAAAGACATTCGTCACCCTTAAATTCCCAGGATTTTTCCGGCTTTAGGGACATCGCAAAAATATAATTGGGAGTGTGCAACCCAGTCTCCTGCATgcattcaaaatcataaaaaatatacttttctgatGATTCGGGCTTTCTAAGGCTGTCCATAAAACAGAGGTGAACGTCTACATCTCCAACGATCaaaccctgacactgcttacagcgCCTCCCTTTACACCTGTGCCGCTTGTCCACGTACGCCTGACACTTATCGCACAAAGTTTTAGACAGGCATTCAACTTGGTTTTTTGACGCACAGTTGACATGTCTGTCTAAACACTCTTTGGACCGACAATACAGTTTACAGCTAGGACACCTCCGCTGCACACCCATGTTGTCAGAGCATGTTGCGCTCAAGCGGAGACGGCAACGATACCTGCAAGAATGGTCGTGACTGTACACCGTGTGGCAAAACTCACAGTAATTTTTTGCTCcgaacaactttttcacatccagaaCCCCATAATAATGTTCATTGTGCAACAGGATGAAATAAGTCTTAGGGTACACGGGGCCCcccgttttaaaaaaaccccagccacCTTTCACCGCATATAGCACCACCTGTATGTTAACTCCTAAATGCTGTTCAAACTTTGCTACGTCACTGAGCAGAACCTTTTTTTGATCTGACCACCCCAGTTTCTCGTGCAACTTTTTCGCCTCTGCTAACAATTCTGCATCCGTAGGTTTATGACCGGCCATGACGGCCAAGAGCCCTCCCGCAAAACATAGATTGGTACCGGTGTAAGTCAGGTCTACTAAACATTgtctctttttatgaataatctgactactaaggatagaatttaaaactctTCGAGCGCCCCCACCCCTATTTTTTACAACTGTCACAACGAGGCGCAACGTCCCATCGAGATGCAATTCTCTATTGCTCTGAAGCAGCTTTGAGGTCTGGTTTAAGAAATCCTCAGCGGACAGCTCATCCCTAGTTCTTCTgactgaaaacaaagggttagTTAAACGACGGCTCTCTAAACGTAACTGTACGTAATCATCAGGGCCTACCCTACCATTAACGTCATCAAGAACTAGCTGTATccctctgtgtatggcttcaacagcctgttgagctgaatttatttgctcaagatGGACAAAACGAAACTCCTCACAATACACCGACCCCCCAAATCTAGGTAATTCACGTtgccaacttctcactctctccatatacacctctgcattttcagggttacttggGGGTTCCTCTACGGAACCATCAATGGTATCTTCTCCGTCAGATACTAATTGAGAGTCAGACTCTGAGACGCCTCCGTGAGGGTCATTGGGAGTCGATGGGACTCCGTCTAGAGAGCActctggggaattttctaaaccagagtctgatttcgcctccccattttcagacatgccagtttgagagcctctggtagggggcatctctttttgtttttttcccctcattacctctttagccctttttaaaatttttacagcgaccctggcctggaattttttggcagccatctgtttaTCCCCCAAGCGCCGTCCGCCCTTTTGTTTACACACGAGCTGACGTGCACCCTAGAGGGTACCCCTTTCCACACCTAGTCATGCCTGATCAGAGCCAccctttccagcccccctttcTTTTAGGCCCCCTGAGGATTCAGCGTCCATCAGTTTTTTGAACAAAGCGTcttattttttccaaatctttttagaaTGCCGTAGTTTTAGACCCCCGAGGATACagcgtccatcagttttctgaatgaagcatCAAACTCTTCCCAAATACTAGAATATGGGGGATCTTTGTCAGTCCTtagttttttattcacaacccctagagcgcctgctctgggtttgtgaatgtgtgtgtttctgcacacATTCAGAGCCCCTAGAGTGCCTActccgggtttgtgaatgtggaCGTTTTtgctcacagttttctcagggcttggtgcGGCGGTGGccactgaggaactggagttgtgtttgcatggtTGCAATACCTTGGCATCGCAGGTGTTTTCAATCCTTgtttttttattcacaacccctagagcgcctgttccgggtttgtgaatgtgggcgttttcgctcacagttttctcagggcttggcgTGGCGGTGGctgctgaggaactggagttgtgtttgcatggatgttttttaccagggtgttttgttttgtccttgggtttgacgtaaatgaggtttggactgggctgatgcttcatctgcactcttgtgctgttttgcgttgctaaaggtctcaaagcagattcctggttctttggTGGTTCTCGGGGAGGGGTCCTTGTAGctcccactacagccttgtcagAAGGGCTGCATATGCCTGCTTGGgacggggggggaaggggaggaaagcattttacaaaaacgtAACTTTGCCAGCTTTCTCACCCACAGCTATGTAtgtacttaaaatacaaaacctcataaattaaccagactaataagcaaaatatatttacccggcttcatccatccatctgtcactgatacttgtgaatttttcttttcaattgtctctttcctttttcttttgagcatttttaccCGCTCATGTTTTGACCGTGctgtaaagcaaacaacattctaataaaacacatgaaactgtctagtaaactttaaaataaaataaaaaaatatccattagggtgttttttctatttaaaaaagtcatagctttaaaacaaaataatccatttcaggctgtaca
This window encodes:
- the LOC122466445 gene encoding uncharacterized protein LOC122466445, with product MAAKKFQARVAVKILKRAKEVMRGKKQKEMPPTRGSQTGMSENGEAKSDSGLENSPECSLDGVPSTPNDPHGGVSESDSQLVSDGEDTIDGSVEEPPSNPENAEVYMERVRSWQRELPRFGGSVYCEEFRFVHLEQINSAQQAVEAIHRGIQLVLDDVNGRVGPDDYVQLRLESRRLTNPLFSVRRTRDELSAEDFLNQTSKLLQSNRELHLDGTLRLVVTVVKNRGGGARRVLNSILSSQIIHKKRQCLVDLTYTGTNLCFAGGLLAVMAGHKPTDAELLAEAKKLHEKLGWSDQKKVLLSDVAKFEQHLGVNIQVVLYAVKGGWGFFKTGGPVYPKTYFILLHNEHYYGVLDVKKLFGAKNYCEFCHTVYSHDHSCRYRCRLRLSATCSDNMGVQRRCPSCKLYCRSKECLDRHVNCASKNQVECLSKTLCDKCQAYVDKRHRCKGRRCKQCQGLIVGDVDVHLCFMDSLRKPESSEKYIFYDFECMQETGLHTPNYIFAMSLKPEKSWEFKGDECLSMFVKTFIGKEFRDYTFLAHNSKGYDAYFCVRQLLKEKMCIELITQGSKLMCVEVKALGIRFIDSLNFLPMKLSKLPQAMGFEGCKGYFPHFFNTLENQNYVGPMRGVEHYGVESMMPREKAEFLDWYQDHSSETFDLQKELAYYCQQDVKILRQACILYRKEIMNMTEKVDLVEREPGKFTEIKLCIDPFQYITLASVCMAMYRFMFLEPNTVALLPPDNYHRQKKRYLTPSIQWLLYISQKENIQIRHALQGGELQVGPYFLDGYANIDRVYTAFEFNGCFFHGCVACHCEKAQNPMMGTTFGFLYYKTQLKTDYLKWLGFVVRTLWEHEWVVMKETDRELASFLNRAQLPQPLMPRDALFGGRTNAIRLYYKPKPGEEIHYYDFTSLYPFVNKTKDYPIGHPDIVYDKFGPLANYFGIAKVKVYPPRGLFFPLLPVRVGGKLMFPLCRTCAETEQRETCTHTDEERAILGTWCTVELNAAIAKGYVVAKIYEIWHFNEKSDELFSEYIKLHLRQKQEASGYPSWCTDEDKQNKYVNDFYQKEGVLLHRHEIRLNPAKRQIAKLFLNSLWGKFGQRTNLPNTSIVRDPDELFQYLFSPNYEVSSCEFIDDEPACVSWKHAKDRYSVSGNTNVFIACFTTAYARLELYSLLDGLQERCLYHDTDSVIFVKREGAWNPPLGDYLGDLTSEIPPDQHITEFVSAGPKTYGYKLSGGKACMKVKGITLNVANCEKINFDSLKDLVLDYCTGLRENPSKKIEVQQPSIVRNKNQWQIETKTLKKTQKVVYNKRVLGEGFKTLPYGF